One Salinimonas marina DNA segment encodes these proteins:
- a CDS encoding phosphatase PAP2 family protein, with protein MADIIGKKGFAAYKALDLFRRKKQHNSVFESKTLSAVTRPPAVVALAAAAYGASRFSDSKKLQNTLLRATLSSALAGLVNAGLKRVIGRRRPRATMGPAFKGFSLDDKHNSMPSGHAAAVTAVAASLPKSYGPLLAAGAATAIIGRSRTKRDAHHFTDVLVGGCVGFASAHLVSKLLKKSGKSKYKTKTTDNTKQADGTDQTFSQGDSYQSAEQDGQTSKAATSTNQQNEAKSTGKASAGASAASKSGSSATDKKTGDTKAGKTSAATKK; from the coding sequence ATGGCGGATATTATCGGTAAGAAGGGTTTCGCAGCCTATAAAGCATTGGATTTATTCAGACGAAAAAAACAGCACAACAGTGTGTTTGAATCAAAAACCTTAAGCGCAGTAACACGCCCACCTGCAGTGGTAGCATTAGCGGCTGCCGCCTATGGAGCCTCGCGCTTTTCCGATTCAAAAAAACTGCAAAACACCCTGTTGCGAGCCACGCTCAGCTCGGCCCTGGCGGGGCTGGTCAACGCCGGCTTAAAACGGGTGATTGGGCGGCGGCGTCCACGGGCCACGATGGGCCCGGCATTCAAAGGATTCAGTCTGGATGATAAACACAATTCCATGCCATCGGGCCACGCGGCTGCCGTGACGGCGGTCGCTGCCAGCTTACCGAAAAGTTATGGGCCGTTACTGGCCGCTGGTGCAGCGACGGCCATTATCGGACGCTCTCGGACCAAACGTGACGCGCACCATTTCACCGATGTGCTGGTGGGTGGCTGTGTGGGCTTCGCTTCGGCGCATCTGGTCTCCAAACTGTTAAAAAAATCTGGTAAATCAAAGTATAAAACCAAAACCACTGACAACACAAAACAGGCAGATGGCACTGACCAAACCTTTAGCCAGGGGGATTCTTATCAGTCCGCTGAACAAGATGGTCAGACCAGCAAGGCCGCCACCAGTACCAACCAACAAAACGAAGCGAAATCTACCGGCAAAGCATCTGCAGGTGCCTCCGCAGCCAGCAAGTCAGGCTCGTCGGCTACTGATAAAAAAACCGGTGACACCAAGGCGGGGAAAACCTCAGCCGCAACTAAAAAGTAA
- a CDS encoding tellurium resistance protein TerC, which yields MKTLRLTLGGLLFAAGVVLTLLPGSILLVISGLVLLSYDWPRARGWLKFCQGSMTRSARKIDAVLLSRKLR from the coding sequence ATGAAAACACTTCGACTTACCCTTGGGGGCTTGTTGTTTGCTGCCGGTGTGGTGCTTACCCTGTTGCCCGGGTCAATTTTGCTGGTTATCAGTGGGCTGGTATTACTCAGCTACGATTGGCCACGGGCCCGCGGCTGGCTCAAATTCTGTCAGGGCTCTATGACCCGTAGCGCACGTAAAATTGATGCGGTATTGCTGTCGCGCAAACTTCGCTAA